The stretch of DNA TTACGCAGGAAATTTAGCCAATCTAACGGATATTGAAAATGCTAATAATTATGAGTTTGTAAAAGGCGACATTGTAGAAGCAGATTTTATTCATCAATTGTTCGATAAATATCAATTTGATGCGGTAATACATTTGGCTGCAGAGTCTCATGTGGATAGGTCTATTGCCAATCCGATGGAGTTTATTATGACGAATGTTGTTGGTACTGCAAATTTGTTAAATGCTGCAAAACGTGTTTGGAAAGATAAATCAGATAAGTTATTTTATCATGTTTCAACTGATGAAGTATATGGCTCATTAGGAGAAACAGGAATGTTTGAAGAAACAACCCCTTATGACCCACGAAGTCCTTATTCATCATCAAAAGCTAGTTCCGACCATTTGGTTAGAGCTTATTATCATACGTACGGATTGCCTGTTGTAATATCTAATTGTTCTAACAATTACGGTTCGCATCAGTTTCCAGAAAAGTTAATACCATTGTTCATTCATAACATCAAAAACAACAAATCGCTTCCAGTTTATGGAAAAGGAGAAAATGTTAGAGATTGGTTGTGGGTAGAAGATCATGCAAGAGCTATTGATGTGATCTTTCATCAATCAAAAATTGGCGAAACTTATAACATTGGCGGACATAATGAATGGAAAAATATTGATTTGATAAAGGTGATTTGTAAAGTGATGGACAAAAAAATAGGTCGACCAGAAGGCGAATCAGAAAAATTAATTACTTATGTAACCGATAGAGCAGGTCACGATTTAAGATATGCTATTGATTCTACTAAATTAAAAAACGATTTAGGTTGGTTGCCATCTCTTCAATTTGAAGAGGGTATTGAAAAAACCATCGATTGGTATTTAAATAACGAAGATTGGTTGAATAATGTTACTTCTGGTGAATACCAAAAGTATTACCAAAATCAATATGTAAACCGTTAATGTTTAATACACCATTTCATAAAACAGCTATTTCCAAAAGTACTTTTTTGGTTACAGGTGGAGCCGGATTTATTGGGTCAAACCTTGTAGAGTATCTTATCAAATATAATGCAGGTAAAGTAGTGGTGTTAGATAATTTATCAAACGGTTATCTAAAAAATATTCAACCATTTATTGGTTTGCCCAATTTTCAATTTATAGAAGGCGATATTACTGATTTTGATACTTGTGTAAAAGCCGTTGGTGGTGTTGATTATGTTTTACATCAAGCAGCGTTAGGTTCTGTGCCTCGTAGTATTGAAAACCCACTGGCAACACATCAAGCCAACGCAACAGGTTTTTTAAATATTTTAACTGCAGCTAAAGATTCTAGTGTTAAACGTATCGTTTTTGCTAGCTCTTCTTCAGTTTATGGCGATAGTAAAGAATTACCAAAAGTGGAAGATCGAATAGGTAATCAATTATCGCCTTATGCCGTAAGCAAACGAACCAAAGAACTGTATGCCAATGTATTTGCATTGACGTATAATTTAGATGTGGTTGGGTTACGATATTTTAACGTTTTTGGTCCAAATCAGAGCCCCAACGGACCGTACGCTGCGGCAATCCCATTGTTTATGGATGCAGTATTGAAAAATGAATCACCATTTATAAATGGTAGTGGTGAGCAAAGTAGAGATTTTACTTTTGTAGAAAATGTTGTTCAAGCAAATATTAAAGCATTGTTTACCGAAAAAGAGGTGAAAGGAAAAGTGCTAAATATTGCTTTTGGAGGAAGAACAACCATTAACGAGTTGTTTTTTATGATTAGAAATGCTGTTGGAAACAACGTTGAACCTATTTATAGAGCCGAACGTAAAGGAGATGTAAAAGACTCGTTGGCAGATATTTCGTTAGCACGAGAGTTGATTGATTATAATCCTAGTTTTTCTATTGAAGAAGGATTAAAAATTACCATTGATTGGTTTAAACAAAACAATATTTGAGTTTTTTAAGCAACATATTCGGTAAAAAAGAGCGTTTTGAAGCTATAGATTTCTCGGTTTTTGGAGCTGATATGCATTCGCATTTGATACCAGGAATTGACGATGGCTCTCCTGATGTAGCAACTTCTATTACGTTAATAAAAGAGTTTAAAGCAATGGGTTATAAGAAAATTATAACCACACCTCATGTAATGAGCGATTATTACAAAAATACCCCAGAAACTATTTTAGGCGGGCTAGAAAAAGTAAGAGCAGAATTAAAAAAACAACAAATTGATTTTGAGATTTCAGCAGCAGCCGAGTACAACTTAGATGATGGTTTAGAAGCCATTATTGATAATAAAAAGATTTTGACTTTTGGAGATAACTTGGTGTTGTTTGAACTTCCTTTTATGCAAGAACCACGTAACTTTCAGGAAATTGTTTTTAAGTTTCAAACAACAGGGTACCGACCTATTTTAGCTCACCCAGAGCGTTATAGCTTTTGGCACAAAGATTTTGAAAAGTATGAAGAACTAAAATCAAAAGGAGTATTGTTGCAACTTAATTTATTATCGCTTACGGGGCATTACTCACCCGATGTAAAAAAGATTGCAGAGAAATTAGTGGACGCAGATTTAATTGATTTTGTTGGTACGGATTGCCACAGAATGGATCACCTTGAAATTTTAAAGTCTTACGCTAATTCTAAGTATTTTAATATTTTGGCTAAGAATTTAAATCTGAAAAACGCTCAGTTGTAATTAAAAATCGATTTTTCCTTTGGCACGTATTGCTAGACCTTTAACTCCAAACAAAGAACCAATATCTTGGTTGTCTAAATAAGTTAATCGTTGCAATAAATCAACCCTAAATATTTTAAAGATATTAGAAACACCAATACTGGCTTCAGCATAAGGTATTCCATCTTTAAATTGATAAGTAATAGATTCTCGACGTTCGTTCATTGGAAACAAAAAAACATCTTTTTGAACATCAG from Flavobacteriales bacterium encodes:
- the rfbB gene encoding dTDP-glucose 4,6-dehydratase, yielding MNKTILITGGAGFIGSHLVRLLVNKYANYKIINLDKLTYAGNLANLTDIENANNYEFVKGDIVEADFIHQLFDKYQFDAVIHLAAESHVDRSIANPMEFIMTNVVGTANLLNAAKRVWKDKSDKLFYHVSTDEVYGSLGETGMFEETTPYDPRSPYSSSKASSDHLVRAYYHTYGLPVVISNCSNNYGSHQFPEKLIPLFIHNIKNNKSLPVYGKGENVRDWLWVEDHARAIDVIFHQSKIGETYNIGGHNEWKNIDLIKVICKVMDKKIGRPEGESEKLITYVTDRAGHDLRYAIDSTKLKNDLGWLPSLQFEEGIEKTIDWYLNNEDWLNNVTSGEYQKYYQNQYVNR
- a CDS encoding SDR family oxidoreductase — translated: MFNTPFHKTAISKSTFLVTGGAGFIGSNLVEYLIKYNAGKVVVLDNLSNGYLKNIQPFIGLPNFQFIEGDITDFDTCVKAVGGVDYVLHQAALGSVPRSIENPLATHQANATGFLNILTAAKDSSVKRIVFASSSSVYGDSKELPKVEDRIGNQLSPYAVSKRTKELYANVFALTYNLDVVGLRYFNVFGPNQSPNGPYAAAIPLFMDAVLKNESPFINGSGEQSRDFTFVENVVQANIKALFTEKEVKGKVLNIAFGGRTTINELFFMIRNAVGNNVEPIYRAERKGDVKDSLADISLARELIDYNPSFSIEEGLKITIDWFKQNNI
- a CDS encoding capsular biosynthesis protein — translated: MSFLSNIFGKKERFEAIDFSVFGADMHSHLIPGIDDGSPDVATSITLIKEFKAMGYKKIITTPHVMSDYYKNTPETILGGLEKVRAELKKQQIDFEISAAAEYNLDDGLEAIIDNKKILTFGDNLVLFELPFMQEPRNFQEIVFKFQTTGYRPILAHPERYSFWHKDFEKYEELKSKGVLLQLNLLSLTGHYSPDVKKIAEKLVDADLIDFVGTDCHRMDHLEILKSYANSKYFNILAKNLNLKNAQL